A genomic segment from Rhodothermales bacterium encodes:
- a CDS encoding DUF58 domain-containing protein, with protein MEREPIARYFPGMDLKELFKKIRQIEIRTKGLVEDVFGGEYHSAFKGQGMEFAEVRPYQFGDDIRSIDWNVTARTGEPYIKKFEEEREQTLMLLVDVSGSEDFGTRYKFKREIAAEISAIVAFSAIRNNDKVGLILFSDEVELFVPPKKGRRHVLRMIRDLYAHDRHSRGTDVSVALNRVIHVLKRRSIVILISDFMVDNYERPLRAVASRHDTIAVHIQDPREEELPALGLVDLTDAETGETITFDTRNPAALEAYTRHARTHQTKTTELLRRLRVDRVGISTDEGYVEPLIQFFRRRSKMS; from the coding sequence GTGGAACGCGAACCGATTGCGCGCTATTTTCCCGGCATGGACCTGAAAGAGCTCTTCAAGAAGATTCGCCAGATCGAGATCCGCACCAAGGGTCTGGTTGAAGACGTGTTCGGCGGCGAATACCATTCGGCCTTCAAGGGGCAGGGGATGGAATTCGCCGAAGTGCGCCCCTACCAGTTCGGCGACGACATCCGGAGCATCGACTGGAACGTGACGGCGCGCACCGGAGAGCCGTATATCAAGAAGTTCGAGGAGGAGCGGGAGCAGACGCTCATGCTGCTCGTGGATGTGAGCGGGTCGGAGGATTTCGGCACCCGGTACAAATTCAAGCGCGAGATCGCGGCCGAGATCTCGGCGATCGTCGCCTTCAGCGCGATCCGCAACAACGACAAGGTGGGGCTCATCCTGTTTTCGGACGAGGTGGAGCTGTTCGTGCCGCCCAAGAAGGGCCGCCGGCATGTGCTCCGCATGATCCGCGATCTCTACGCGCACGACCGCCACAGCCGCGGCACCGACGTGAGCGTCGCCCTCAACCGCGTCATCCACGTGCTGAAACGGCGCTCGATCGTCATCCTCATCAGCGATTTTATGGTGGACAACTACGAGCGTCCGCTGCGCGCGGTGGCGTCGCGGCACGACACCATCGCCGTGCACATCCAGGATCCGCGCGAAGAGGAACTGCCGGCACTGGGTCTGGTTGACCTGACGGATGCGGAAACGGGCGAAACCATCACGTTCGACACCCGGAATCCCGCCGCCCTCGAAGCCTACACCCGGCACGCCCGTACGCACCAGACGAAGACGACCGAACTGCTCCGCCGGCTTCGCGTGGATCGGGTGGGGATTTCGACGGACGAAGGGTATGTGGAGCCGCTCATCCAGTTTTTCCGCCGGCGCAGCAAAATGAGTTGA